The following are from one region of the Aequoribacter fuscus genome:
- a CDS encoding FKBP-type peptidyl-prolyl cis-trans isomerase, which translates to MDELSIGPGTRVSLNFALTLEDGSEIDNNFGSDPVSFVFGDGNVLAGFEQKLVGLVAGDTKEIAVNPEDGFGQPNPNNIQEVKRSSFGPEELSLGLVCSFADAEGGELPGVIVGLDEQTVTVDFNHPLAGRTVIFKVAIHSVAVEEVH; encoded by the coding sequence ATGGATGAACTCAGCATTGGTCCCGGTACTCGCGTCAGCCTAAATTTTGCGTTAACGCTTGAAGACGGCAGCGAAATCGACAATAACTTCGGGTCTGACCCCGTGTCGTTTGTATTTGGTGATGGCAATGTGCTCGCGGGCTTTGAGCAGAAGCTCGTCGGTTTGGTAGCTGGCGATACCAAAGAAATAGCCGTTAACCCGGAAGACGGCTTTGGCCAGCCTAATCCGAATAATATACAAGAAGTGAAGCGCTCATCGTTTGGTCCTGAGGAGTTGAGTTTGGGGTTGGTGTGTAGCTTTGCAGATGCCGAGGGTGGAGAATTGCCCGGTGTCATTGTTGGCCTGGACGAGCAAACCGTTACGGTCGATTTTAATCACCCTCTGGCGGGACGAACGGTGATCTTTAAAGTCGCAATTCATTCGGTGGCAGTCGAAGAGGTGCACTAA
- the ispH gene encoding 4-hydroxy-3-methylbut-2-enyl diphosphate reductase, giving the protein MKVVLANPRGFCAGVDRAIDIVNRALDLLGAPIFVRHEVVHNKVVVDDLRSKGAVFVEELDEVPEGATVIFSAHGVSQAVRSEAERRGLKVFDATCPLVTKVHMEVTLHSRDGDECILIGHKGHPEVDGTMGQYDASNGGAMYLVEDEDDVAKLQVKNAERLSYVTQTTLSVDDTARVIDALRARFPSIKGPRKDDICYATQNRQDAVKALAEQADCILVVGSPNSSNSNRLRELAVRMGTPAYLIDGPEDLQRDWFETCQTVGITAGASAPEHLVQAVAAAMQEWGGERAVELDGRRETITFSLPKELRIPVTNLI; this is encoded by the coding sequence ATGAAAGTAGTACTTGCCAATCCCAGAGGGTTTTGCGCGGGTGTAGATCGCGCTATCGATATCGTCAACCGAGCTCTGGATTTACTGGGGGCACCCATTTTTGTGCGTCATGAGGTGGTTCATAACAAAGTTGTCGTGGATGATTTGCGCAGTAAAGGTGCGGTGTTTGTTGAAGAGCTAGATGAAGTGCCGGAGGGCGCCACCGTGATTTTCTCGGCGCACGGCGTATCGCAGGCGGTCAGGTCTGAAGCTGAGCGCAGAGGACTAAAAGTGTTTGACGCGACCTGCCCTTTGGTGACCAAAGTGCATATGGAAGTTACCCTGCATAGCCGCGACGGGGATGAATGCATCTTGATCGGTCACAAGGGGCATCCCGAGGTGGATGGGACGATGGGGCAGTACGATGCCTCAAATGGCGGCGCCATGTATTTGGTCGAGGACGAGGATGACGTTGCGAAATTGCAGGTAAAAAACGCCGAGCGTTTGTCCTACGTCACACAAACCACCTTGTCTGTTGACGATACTGCGCGCGTCATCGATGCGTTACGAGCTCGATTCCCAAGCATTAAGGGCCCGCGAAAAGACGACATTTGTTACGCGACACAAAACCGACAGGATGCCGTCAAGGCCTTAGCCGAGCAAGCTGATTGTATTTTAGTGGTCGGATCGCCGAACAGTTCTAATTCTAATCGTTTACGTGAACTCGCTGTTCGAATGGGAACGCCAGCCTATTTGATTGATGGGCCAGAGGATCTTCAGCGCGATTGGTTTGAAACCTGCCAAACGGTTGGTATTACCGCAGGGGCTTCTGCACCCGAACATTTGGTTCAGGCCGTGGCAGCTGCTATGCAAGAATGGGGCGGTGAGCGGGCAGTGGAATTAGATGGGCGTAGAGAAACCATCACCTTCAGTTTGCCTAAAGAGCTTCGGATTCCAGTAACAAACTTGATTTAG
- a CDS encoding GspH/FimT family pseudopilin, with protein sequence MRQTGLTLIEILITLAILSLLLGIMPPLMSDWVAKIQTHATVRSFSHHLHWARVEAVARYAVVGICPLDPANLSHCGDSYSQGWLIFHDANHNRRYGKGDVVLKVKRLNNSSVEFKNRTGSHLVNRTIWFRGNGISGSAMTLVACKNELPKRAAGLVLNNIGRISVRGHFSACGNHGRYGAK encoded by the coding sequence ATGCGACAAACCGGCTTAACGTTGATCGAAATCCTAATTACCTTGGCAATTTTGTCGCTCTTGTTAGGAATTATGCCCCCTTTAATGTCGGATTGGGTCGCTAAAATTCAGACGCATGCGACAGTCCGTTCTTTTTCCCACCATTTACATTGGGCCCGAGTCGAAGCTGTTGCTCGTTATGCCGTTGTTGGAATTTGCCCACTTGATCCAGCCAATCTCTCGCACTGTGGTGACTCTTATTCACAGGGATGGCTAATTTTTCACGATGCAAACCATAACCGTCGGTATGGAAAGGGCGACGTTGTGCTTAAGGTGAAGCGGCTGAACAATTCGAGTGTAGAGTTCAAAAATCGGACGGGGTCTCACTTGGTGAATCGCACAATATGGTTTAGGGGCAACGGTATTTCTGGTTCGGCAATGACCTTGGTGGCTTGTAAGAATGAGTTGCCCAAGCGGGCAGCAGGGCTCGTACTGAACAATATTGGGCGTATCAGTGTTCGCGGTCATTTTAGCGCTTGCGGTAATCATGGGCGGTATGGTGCTAAATGA
- a CDS encoding GspH/FimT family pseudopilin, with protein MINKFSYFGLRAGSSGLTVIELMITLAVFAIMASLAAPPMQNLITNYRERTAINQLTGYMRLARSEAITRSAYVSLCGSSDGKRCDGDLKEGWLVFQDANGDGLYQSASDTLIRSGSLGMGERYFTDANGTATASPLIYSRDGSRRGGEIQWLFCFSADAKHQRQLSVNAAGYLKVEKVAVLGCN; from the coding sequence ATGATTAATAAATTTTCATATTTCGGACTTAGAGCGGGATCGTCAGGGCTCACCGTGATTGAGCTTATGATCACCTTAGCGGTCTTTGCGATTATGGCGTCCCTGGCGGCACCACCGATGCAAAACTTGATCACTAACTATCGCGAACGCACTGCGATCAATCAGCTGACGGGTTATATGCGCTTAGCGCGCTCAGAGGCTATTACGCGCTCAGCTTACGTGAGCCTGTGTGGGTCGAGTGATGGTAAACGCTGTGATGGCGATTTGAAAGAAGGTTGGCTGGTGTTTCAAGATGCTAATGGCGACGGTTTGTATCAAAGCGCCAGTGATACTCTGATTCGAAGTGGTAGCCTCGGCATGGGGGAGCGATACTTCACTGACGCTAATGGCACCGCGACGGCAAGCCCATTAATTTATAGTCGCGATGGGTCAAGGCGGGGTGGCGAAATCCAGTGGTTATTTTGCTTCTCTGCCGATGCCAAGCATCAGCGGCAACTCTCTGTGAATGCCGCTGGCTACTTAAAAGTTGAGAAAGTCGCGGTGCTGGGGTGTAACTAG
- the pilV gene encoding type IV pilus modification protein PilV: MNTVRTHRITGVALIEILISLLILSVGVIGLSNVQINAKRVAQEALQRTKAASLASDMLERIRANPKGFANYNGAEVGRSSAATEPADCRLVACAPEDVATRDLWEWEQALDGADETRMADDQTRQVGGLYLPYGCVVTDFGGQAGRVQVTIAWEGFRDLGYTGANTCGAILGLKRQLLSFESFVAGTR, from the coding sequence ATGAACACCGTGCGCACTCACAGAATAACGGGCGTGGCCTTGATCGAAATTTTAATTTCGCTGTTGATTTTGTCTGTGGGCGTCATCGGATTATCTAATGTGCAGATCAATGCCAAACGCGTCGCTCAAGAAGCGTTGCAGCGCACTAAGGCGGCATCGCTTGCGTCTGACATGCTGGAGCGAATTCGCGCTAATCCTAAGGGGTTTGCGAACTATAATGGAGCTGAGGTTGGGCGCTCGAGTGCTGCCACTGAACCCGCCGACTGTCGTTTAGTCGCATGTGCTCCAGAGGATGTTGCTACACGAGATTTGTGGGAATGGGAGCAGGCACTAGACGGCGCTGATGAAACCCGTATGGCCGATGACCAGACGCGTCAGGTCGGTGGCTTATATCTTCCTTATGGTTGCGTGGTTACCGATTTTGGTGGGCAAGCAGGTCGAGTTCAGGTCACCATTGCTTGGGAAGGTTTTCGAGATTTGGGATACACCGGCGCAAATACCTGTGGTGCAATCTTGGGGTTAAAGCGCCAGTTATTGTCATTTGAGAGTTTCGTGGCAGGTACGCGGTAA
- a CDS encoding PilW family protein has translation MTHKMGSNHGLTLVELMVSLAIGAALMLAGATLFLNSRQSYVQDEQAAYVQEVGRYSLRFLSRELGLAGFVGGVQQPELIEVEQTLLNGAELTPSSNCYHFLLNVAEGLSHFNNVTEQGLETEGNGSVTGRSLPTDCFSDSETLMRDSDVIVVRRVKDSPTVIQGAEQASVNATATYLSVVRYNEMFALNTGTASNLANDEASADIWAETDLWEYMPQLLYVRVRNSERCANDTFETVELCRLRLNQSGSGLAPTQCLVEGVERMNLVYGLDTDDDLVVDTFTEQPTPAQLKNAISTRLTVLARSDQTDSRYIDDKSYELGSVTFTPSADDNSCNDRIRRSMFGSTVLLRNMDAVGL, from the coding sequence ATGACGCATAAGATGGGCAGTAACCATGGTTTAACGCTGGTCGAGCTGATGGTATCGCTCGCTATTGGGGCGGCCCTAATGCTGGCCGGAGCCACCTTATTTTTGAATTCGCGACAATCTTACGTGCAAGATGAGCAAGCTGCATACGTTCAAGAGGTGGGGCGCTACAGTTTGCGTTTTTTAAGTCGAGAGCTTGGACTGGCTGGATTTGTCGGCGGCGTGCAGCAACCCGAACTCATCGAAGTCGAGCAAACCCTATTAAATGGTGCTGAACTGACCCCAAGTAGCAATTGTTATCACTTTTTACTGAATGTCGCAGAGGGCTTATCGCACTTTAACAATGTGACGGAACAAGGGTTAGAGACTGAGGGTAACGGTTCTGTTACTGGACGGTCATTGCCCACCGATTGCTTCTCGGACAGCGAGACCCTCATGCGAGATAGTGATGTGATTGTCGTCCGGCGGGTCAAAGACAGTCCGACAGTGATTCAGGGCGCGGAACAAGCATCTGTGAATGCGACAGCGACGTATTTATCGGTTGTTCGGTACAACGAAATGTTCGCCTTGAATACTGGCACCGCCTCAAATTTGGCCAATGATGAAGCGAGTGCCGACATCTGGGCCGAGACTGACCTATGGGAATACATGCCTCAGTTGCTTTATGTGAGAGTTCGGAATTCTGAGCGGTGCGCCAACGACACTTTCGAAACGGTCGAGTTGTGTCGACTTCGTCTCAATCAATCGGGTTCAGGTTTGGCGCCAACCCAATGTTTGGTGGAAGGTGTGGAACGCATGAATTTGGTGTATGGCTTAGACACCGATGATGATCTGGTTGTCGATACGTTTACAGAACAACCCACGCCCGCGCAGTTAAAAAATGCCATTAGTACGCGTCTAACGGTGCTAGCAAGGTCAGATCAGACGGATTCCCGCTATATTGACGATAAAAGTTATGAGCTGGGGAGCGTGACCTTCACGCCATCTGCGGATGATAATTCGTGTAACGACCGAATCCGGCGCTCGATGTTCGGATCGACCGTGTTGCTTCGGAACATGGATGCGGTGGGATTATGA
- a CDS encoding PilX N-terminal domain-containing pilus assembly protein — translation MNKNKPNHNIRRGPEKPRSQRGAVLIVSMILLLLLGLLATTVSENSLLQVQMSGNDEAKLASTHEALAIVEAIVENSGSAPVLGDIGYTVCPVSDALSPANIACNESTIDLSDLGVVPDDASVSYYVRRVGPEEVPLPFVDATRAGSAARFKLARHEIVVDIDRTATNRGRTQLVQGLIRVLPEAGEVIIDE, via the coding sequence ATGAACAAAAACAAGCCTAACCATAATATTAGACGTGGCCCAGAAAAACCGAGGTCTCAGCGAGGTGCGGTGCTAATCGTCTCGATGATTTTATTGCTTCTATTGGGATTGTTAGCAACGACGGTGTCAGAGAATAGCTTGTTGCAGGTCCAAATGTCAGGCAACGATGAAGCGAAACTTGCGTCGACCCATGAAGCGTTGGCGATTGTTGAAGCGATTGTCGAGAACTCCGGTTCAGCGCCCGTGTTGGGAGATATAGGATATACCGTTTGTCCTGTCTCTGACGCGCTAAGCCCTGCGAATATTGCCTGCAACGAAAGCACCATCGATTTGAGCGATTTGGGCGTTGTGCCTGACGACGCCAGCGTGAGCTACTACGTCCGCCGCGTAGGCCCAGAAGAGGTGCCCTTGCCGTTTGTGGATGCGACACGCGCAGGCAGCGCCGCTCGGTTTAAGCTGGCCAGACACGAAATTGTTGTCGATATCGACCGCACGGCCACTAACCGTGGACGCACACAGTTAGTGCAAGGTTTGATACGAGTCCTTCCCGAAGCTGGCGAGGTCATAATTGATGAATAG